In the Hordeum vulgare subsp. vulgare chromosome 7H, MorexV3_pseudomolecules_assembly, whole genome shotgun sequence genome, one interval contains:
- the LOC123409238 gene encoding peroxidase 1-like — protein MSSLSMKFMLFTSAVAAVLALFPIAAVGAGLKVGFYSKSCPSAENLVQQAVAAAFKNNTGVAAGLIRLHFHDCFVKGCDGSVLIDSTANNTAEKDAPPNKPSLRGFEVIDAAKKAIEAKCPKTVSCADILAFAARDSIALAGNVTYKVPAGRRDGRISTNTSALNNLPSPLSTASELVGNFTLKNLTAEDMVILSGAHTIGVSRCSSFTNRLYGFSNTSQVDPTISSAYAFLLKSICPANSSQFFPTTTTDMDIITPTVLDNKYYVGLTNNLGLFTSDQALLTNSTLKASVDEFIKSEKRWKSKFVKSMVKMGDIEVLTGTQGEIRLSCRVINKGSTGLEINNGPDSGEFTEIATT, from the exons ATGAGCTCCCTTTCCATGAAGTTCATGCTCTTCACCTCGGCAGTCGCCGCTGTGCTTGCTCTTTTCCCCATTGCCGCTGTCGGCGCCGGCCTGAAAGTCGGGTTCTACAGCAAGAGCTGCCCATCGGCAGAGAACCTGGTGCAGCAGGCGGTGGCTGCTGCCTTCAAGAACAACACTGGTGTCGCCGCTGGCCTCATCCGGTTGCACTTCCACGACTGTTTTGTCAAG GGTTGTGACGGCTCAGTCCTGATCGACTCGACAGCAAACAACACTGCTGAGAAAGACGCGCCCCCCAACAAGCCCAGCCTCCGTGGGTTCGAGGTGATCGACGCTGCAAAGAAGGCCATCGAGGCGAAATGCCCCAAGACGGTCTCGTGCGCGGACATCCTCGCCTTCGCCGCCCGTGACAGCATCGCGCTAGCAGGGAATGTCACTTACAAGGTGCCCGCCGGGCGCCGCGACGGCAGGATTTCCACTAACACGAGCGCCCTCAACAACCTGCCCTCGCCGCTCTCGACGGCGTCCGAGCTGGTCGGCAACTTCACCCTCAAGAACCTCACGGCTGAGGACATGGTTATCCTCTCTGGCGCCCACACCATTGGCGTCTCCCGCTGCTCGTCCTTCACAAACAGGCTATACGGCTTCAGCAACACCAGTCAG GTTGATCCTACGATAAGCTCGGCCTACGCCTTCCTGCTGAAAAGCATATGCCCCGCCAACAGCAGCCAGTTCTTCCCAACCACGACCACCGATATGGACATCATCACCCCGACGGTGCTGGACAACAAGTATTATGTGGGTCTGACGAACAACCTGGGCCTGTTCACGTCGGACCAGGCGCTGCTCACGAACTCGACTCTGAAAGCATCGGTCGACGAGTTTATCAAGAGCGAGAAGAGATGGAAGAGCAAGTTTGTCAAGTCCATGGTCAAGATGGGGGACATTGAGGTGCTCACAGGAACGCAAGGAGAGATAAGGCTCAGCTGCAGGGTCATAAACAAAGGGAGCACTGGTCTTGAGATTAATAATGGACCCGACTCTGGTGAATTCACTGAAATAGCGACAACCTAG